In [Leptolyngbya] sp. PCC 7376, a genomic segment contains:
- a CDS encoding N-acetyltransferase has translation MDDAPALATVITQSFHRYSGVRQWFVPLLRLGVCEDFRYRLRSSEIHHVCFVACLSTDGSGGSVIVGTVELAVKYLHSMAIAPMKSPYISNLAVDLQYRRLGIARKLLNRCEVQVRRWNYGSIALHVLDNNEGAKELYRQCGYEIKHSEKNIGSLLFKQPHRLFLQKNLSP, from the coding sequence GTGGATGATGCTCCTGCACTAGCGACGGTGATTACTCAGAGCTTTCATCGTTATTCTGGTGTCCGTCAGTGGTTTGTGCCGCTCCTGCGTTTAGGTGTTTGCGAAGATTTTCGCTATCGATTGCGTTCGAGCGAAATACATCATGTTTGTTTTGTAGCCTGTCTCTCAACTGATGGTTCTGGTGGTTCAGTGATCGTTGGTACGGTTGAGTTGGCTGTTAAATATTTGCATTCGATGGCGATCGCCCCGATGAAGTCACCTTATATTTCCAATTTAGCTGTTGATCTGCAATATCGTCGACTAGGCATTGCCCGTAAGCTATTAAATCGTTGTGAAGTGCAAGTTCGACGGTGGAATTATGGCAGTATTGCCCTCCATGTACTGGACAATAACGAAGGTGCGAAGGAACTTTACCGTCAATGTGGGTATGAAATTAAGCATTCCGAAAAAAATATTGGTTCATTATTGTTTAAGCAGCCACATCGTTTGTTTTTGCAAAAAAATTTATCGCCCTGA
- a CDS encoding ATP-binding protein, with protein MKLASSRSRLWPLNLVLIVPFLVEISLAVGLTGYLSLRNGQRTVQELATQLQEEVGQRIDEHLNNYLEICFQVNQINLEALRLGLIDLNDPDSLSLHFWQQLRTFPTLKYIYFADEDQGGFVGAGQTSTQWPNIEMTENYQAGDFLIYRTNDRGKKQELIRQDPDYDPRRRDWYKASLRRQRMNWSDIYSFFPRLDLGITASVPLYDENNNVLGAFGTDISLDGLHHFLSELKPLDIGESFILDEDGRLIASSHTRDIFEELEASSKQPQPTRSLLRQTDDPLLRASGEAFHHHQMASAHPHVPQHDFVYDGQRYFVYFHDVTNDMGLKWIVGVILPESAFAADIQRNTRITIGLCILALVIAVFASIWTSSWIKKQIIQLVDVSDAIAQGELDKSIPLTRWQELDRLGQSLGSMALQLKRFITDLQQTNNRLEEQVDELDEARNIAEIASHHKSVFLANMSHEIRTPMNGVLGMLSLLSEDQMLNVEQRSRVEVAQSSAQSLLFLINDILDFSKIEAGKLALEHLDFDLHRFFERFIPAIAFRAEKKHLKLTLNLKDLEPALVRGDEGRFQQILNNLVGNALKFTEQGEIYIQGELTHTEQNIVFHGLVRDTGIGIAPDKLNSLFDAFTQEDRSTTRKYGGTGLGLAITKQLCDLMGGEIHVKSEVGIGSEFFFHVNFQHPVSEVLQAEPSTHVKQSKIADLSSAKTKRFLLAEDNQVNQLVMRGLFKKRGLTIEIANNGQEALEQLQSSAIDNKPYDLIFMDCQMPVMDGYEATQLIRNGQAGEQYQAVPIIAITANAMKGDREKCLSSGMNDYISKPINPQELERVVKEWLCSE; from the coding sequence ATGAAATTAGCTAGTTCCCGCTCTCGCCTATGGCCATTAAATCTCGTATTAATCGTGCCATTTTTAGTGGAAATTAGTCTTGCCGTCGGTCTAACGGGTTATCTTTCTCTACGTAATGGACAACGGACAGTTCAAGAATTAGCGACTCAACTCCAAGAAGAAGTCGGTCAAAGAATTGATGAGCACCTCAATAACTATTTAGAAATTTGTTTTCAAGTAAATCAGATTAATCTCGAGGCACTTCGTCTAGGATTAATTGATTTAAATGACCCTGATTCGTTGTCACTACATTTTTGGCAGCAACTGAGAACTTTTCCAACGTTGAAATATATCTATTTTGCCGATGAAGATCAGGGCGGATTTGTTGGTGCTGGGCAAACATCAACTCAGTGGCCAAACATTGAAATGACAGAAAATTATCAAGCTGGAGACTTTTTGATTTATCGTACAAATGATCGAGGTAAAAAGCAGGAGTTAATTAGGCAGGATCCTGATTATGATCCTCGTCGGCGTGATTGGTACAAAGCCTCTTTGCGTCGACAAAGAATGAATTGGAGCGATATATATAGTTTTTTTCCGCGACTTGATTTAGGCATTACTGCCTCAGTACCGTTATACGACGAAAATAATAATGTGTTGGGTGCCTTTGGTACTGACATTAGTTTAGATGGCTTACATCATTTTTTATCGGAGCTAAAGCCCCTCGACATTGGGGAAAGCTTCATTCTTGATGAGGATGGCCGTTTAATTGCCAGCTCTCACACCCGCGATATTTTTGAGGAGCTAGAGGCTTCTTCTAAGCAACCTCAACCAACTCGCTCGTTATTACGCCAGACGGATGATCCGTTGTTAAGGGCGAGTGGTGAAGCGTTTCATCATCATCAAATGGCTTCTGCACATCCACATGTGCCACAACATGACTTTGTTTATGATGGACAGCGCTATTTTGTTTATTTTCATGATGTCACCAATGACATGGGCTTGAAATGGATTGTTGGTGTTATTCTGCCAGAATCAGCTTTTGCGGCAGATATTCAACGAAATACAAGAATTACAATCGGTTTATGTATTCTTGCTCTTGTGATTGCGGTATTTGCTAGCATCTGGACGTCTTCATGGATCAAAAAACAGATTATCCAACTGGTTGATGTGTCTGATGCGATCGCCCAAGGAGAATTAGATAAATCGATCCCTTTAACACGTTGGCAAGAGTTGGATCGTCTTGGTCAATCTCTCGGTTCCATGGCACTCCAGTTAAAGCGATTTATTACCGATCTGCAGCAAACAAATAATCGCTTAGAAGAGCAAGTTGATGAACTTGATGAGGCACGCAATATAGCAGAGATCGCTAGTCACCATAAGAGTGTTTTTCTGGCAAATATGAGCCATGAAATTCGTACACCGATGAATGGAGTCTTGGGGATGTTATCTTTGCTAAGCGAAGATCAAATGTTGAATGTCGAACAACGATCGCGCGTGGAGGTGGCTCAATCTAGTGCTCAATCTCTTCTATTTTTGATTAACGATATTCTTGATTTTTCTAAAATTGAAGCAGGGAAATTAGCTCTTGAACATCTTGATTTTGATCTACACCGATTCTTTGAGCGTTTTATTCCGGCGATCGCCTTCCGTGCAGAAAAAAAACATTTAAAACTCACTTTAAATCTAAAAGATCTTGAGCCAGCGTTAGTGCGAGGTGATGAAGGACGATTTCAACAAATTCTAAATAATTTGGTTGGTAATGCGCTCAAATTTACTGAGCAAGGTGAGATTTATATTCAAGGTGAACTAACTCATACTGAACAAAACATAGTGTTCCATGGATTAGTTCGTGATACTGGCATTGGCATTGCCCCCGATAAACTCAACAGTTTATTTGATGCCTTTACCCAAGAGGATCGAAGCACCACTCGTAAATATGGTGGTACGGGATTAGGTTTGGCAATCACAAAGCAGTTGTGCGACTTAATGGGTGGCGAGATTCACGTGAAGAGTGAAGTTGGAATTGGTAGCGAGTTTTTCTTTCACGTAAATTTCCAACATCCTGTTTCAGAAGTTTTACAAGCTGAACCATCTACACATGTTAAGCAGTCTAAAATTGCTGATTTATCATCAGCTAAAACAAAGCGATTTTTATTGGCTGAAGACAATCAAGTGAATCAATTGGTGATGAGAGGTTTGTTTAAGAAGCGAGGATTGACGATTGAGATCGCGAATAATGGCCAGGAAGCGCTAGAACAACTCCAGTCTTCTGCAATAGATAATAAGCCCTATGATTTGATTTTTATGGATTGTCAGATGCCTGTGATGGATGGCTATGAGGCAACTCAGTTAATTCGTAATGGGCAAGCTGGGGAACAGTATCAAGCTGTGCCGATTATTGCGATTACTGCAAATGCGATGAAGGGCGATCGCGAAAAATGTTTAAGCAGTGGCATGAATGACTACATTAGCAAACCCATTAATCCGCAGGAATTAGAGCGGGTTGTAAAGGAATGGCTTTGTTCCGAATAA
- a CDS encoding DUF2237 family protein, which translates to MTAAKNVLGTELQSCSTDPMTGFYRDGCCTTGANDFGRHVVCAKMTPAFLEFTKNQGNDLSTPMPMHNFPGLKPGDRWCLCAARWQEAFEIGVAPSVVLEATHTKALEIVALEDLQRHAID; encoded by the coding sequence ATGACTGCTGCAAAGAATGTTTTGGGTACTGAGTTACAAAGTTGCTCTACTGATCCGATGACTGGCTTTTATCGGGATGGTTGTTGTACGACGGGAGCGAATGATTTTGGTCGCCATGTGGTGTGTGCAAAGATGACGCCAGCTTTTTTGGAGTTTACGAAAAATCAGGGAAATGACCTCAGTACGCCGATGCCAATGCATAACTTTCCAGGTCTAAAGCCGGGCGATCGCTGGTGTTTGTGTGCGGCTCGTTGGCAAGAGGCTTTTGAGATCGGTGTTGCCCCATCTGTTGTGCTGGAAGCAACCCATACCAAGGCTCTAGAGATTGTCGCACTTGAGGATTTGCAGCGTCACGCTATTGATTGA
- the typA gene encoding translational GTPase TypA, producing the protein MSLPIRNVAIIAHVDHGKTTLVDALLHQSGIFREGEDIPDCVMDSNDLERERGITILSKNTAVKYDGIHINIVDTPGHADFGGEVERVLGMVDGCILIVDANEGPMPQTRFVLKKALEKGLRPIVVVNKIDRPNVHPETAVDKVFDLFVELGADDDQCDFTTLYASGLSGFAKENLEDEDKDMEPLFHAILQHVPPPAGDPEKQIQLQVTTLDYSDYLGRIVIGRIHNGTIQAGQQAALVKEDGSIVKAKIAKLLGFEGLARVELKEASAGQIVAIAGFADANIGETITSPDDPQALPLIKVDEPTLQMTFSVNNSPFAGQEGKFVTSRQIRDRLERELETNVALRVEDGDTSDSFEVAGRGELHLGILIETMRREGYEFQVAQPKVIYREVNGKPCEPYEYLVLDVPEESVGSCIERLGQRKGEMQDMQAGAGGRSQLEFVVPARGLIGFRGDFIRITRGAGIMNHSFLEYRPICGELEMRYNGIITAFEEGTATFYALKNAEDRGQFFITPGTKVYKGMIVGEHNRPQDLALNVCKAKQLTNHRAASGDELVQLQSPMEMNLERALEYIGPGELVEITPESIRLRKLETKKMAKR; encoded by the coding sequence ATGTCTCTTCCCATTCGTAACGTTGCGATTATTGCCCACGTTGACCACGGTAAAACGACACTAGTCGATGCTTTGTTGCACCAGTCTGGCATTTTCCGAGAAGGCGAAGACATTCCTGATTGCGTGATGGATTCCAATGACCTTGAACGTGAACGCGGTATCACTATCCTTTCAAAGAACACTGCGGTTAAGTACGACGGCATTCACATCAATATAGTTGATACTCCTGGCCACGCCGACTTTGGTGGTGAAGTAGAGCGAGTCCTCGGCATGGTTGACGGCTGTATCTTGATCGTCGACGCAAACGAAGGCCCTATGCCTCAAACGCGTTTCGTACTAAAAAAAGCACTTGAAAAAGGTCTACGTCCAATCGTTGTTGTTAACAAGATTGATCGCCCTAATGTTCACCCCGAAACTGCTGTTGATAAAGTATTTGACCTTTTCGTAGAGCTGGGTGCTGACGACGACCAGTGTGATTTCACAACGCTTTATGCTTCTGGTCTCTCTGGTTTCGCGAAGGAAAATCTAGAGGATGAAGATAAGGACATGGAGCCTTTGTTTCATGCGATTCTTCAGCATGTTCCCCCACCAGCAGGTGATCCGGAGAAGCAAATTCAACTTCAGGTCACAACCCTTGACTATTCCGATTATCTCGGACGTATTGTGATTGGTCGTATTCATAACGGCACTATCCAAGCGGGTCAACAGGCTGCGCTTGTTAAAGAAGATGGCAGTATTGTAAAGGCAAAAATTGCCAAGCTTCTCGGTTTTGAAGGTTTAGCACGGGTTGAGCTGAAAGAAGCTTCTGCTGGTCAGATTGTGGCGATCGCCGGATTTGCGGATGCAAACATCGGTGAAACAATTACATCTCCTGATGATCCTCAGGCATTGCCTCTGATCAAGGTAGACGAGCCAACATTGCAGATGACTTTCTCTGTAAATAACTCTCCTTTTGCTGGTCAAGAAGGTAAGTTTGTGACCTCTCGTCAGATTCGCGATCGCCTCGAAAGAGAGCTCGAAACTAACGTGGCATTACGCGTTGAAGATGGCGACACTTCCGACAGTTTTGAAGTAGCGGGTCGTGGTGAGCTGCACCTCGGTATTTTGATCGAGACCATGCGTCGCGAAGGCTATGAATTCCAAGTGGCACAGCCTAAAGTGATTTACCGCGAAGTCAATGGGAAGCCTTGCGAGCCTTATGAGTACCTCGTTCTTGACGTTCCAGAAGAATCTGTTGGTAGCTGTATCGAGCGCCTCGGACAGCGTAAAGGCGAAATGCAAGACATGCAAGCTGGTGCTGGCGGTCGCTCCCAACTCGAATTTGTTGTTCCTGCCCGTGGTCTGATCGGTTTCCGTGGTGACTTTATCCGCATCACTCGCGGTGCTGGCATCATGAACCACAGCTTCCTTGAGTATCGTCCTATCTGTGGCGAATTGGAAATGCGCTACAACGGTATCATTACTGCCTTTGAGGAAGGAACTGCAACCTTCTACGCCCTCAAGAATGCTGAAGACCGTGGTCAATTCTTCATTACTCCAGGTACCAAAGTTTATAAGGGCATGATTGTCGGTGAGCACAACCGTCCTCAGGATCTCGCGCTAAATGTTTGTAAGGCAAAGCAACTTACAAACCACCGTGCAGCTAGTGGTGACGAACTTGTGCAACTACAATCACCCATGGAAATGAACCTTGAGCGTGCTCTTGAGTACATTGGGCCTGGTGAACTTGTTGAGATTACGCCTGAGTCGATTCGTCTCCGTAAGCTTGAAACAAAAAAAATGGCTAAGCGCTAA
- a CDS encoding NIL domain-containing protein, with product MKKRVTLTFPQDTVQMPVTYRLAKDFNIAANIIRAQVAPNQVGKLVVELQGDIDAIEMSLEWMKGKGIVVSLASKEITINEDICVDCGLCTGVCPTGALSLDPKTFRLQFTRSKCVVCEQCLPTCPVQAIATNF from the coding sequence ATGAAAAAACGAGTGACGCTCACTTTCCCTCAGGACACAGTACAAATGCCGGTAACCTATCGTCTGGCAAAAGATTTTAATATTGCAGCCAATATTATTCGCGCTCAGGTTGCCCCAAACCAAGTCGGCAAATTAGTAGTGGAGCTTCAAGGGGATATTGACGCGATTGAAATGTCCCTTGAATGGATGAAAGGAAAGGGCATTGTGGTGTCTCTCGCGAGCAAGGAAATCACAATCAATGAAGATATTTGCGTAGACTGCGGACTCTGTACAGGAGTTTGCCCAACAGGTGCTTTATCATTAGATCCGAAAACCTTTCGACTCCAGTTCACACGCTCGAAATGTGTGGTGTGCGAGCAATGTTTGCCGACTTGTCCGGTGCAGGCGATCGCCACCAATTTCTAA
- a CDS encoding ABC transporter permease has protein sequence MRYWQETIAVTQRILLELWRRRRSLVFWCLFPVSLLFLNGFILAERASLTLAEAMEFAAPSTLVGAALFFSCLGGSVATVVSEREQHTLKRLFISPLSGTAYFLGIFLAHCVIGIGQSLLVLAIAIFMGSEFEGSPVLGMAIILLSIIAYVGVGFILGTQLAKRTEDVNALVATFGVPLLILGGAFLPTSLFPDRLLEIAQYNPIFHMNESLVGLWAEGEDLGAIANHLWFLGIFAIAMIIGGWLSYRRMLQTERQL, from the coding sequence ATGAGATATTGGCAAGAGACTATTGCAGTGACCCAACGTATTTTGTTGGAGTTGTGGCGGCGGCGGCGGAGTTTGGTATTTTGGTGTCTGTTTCCAGTCTCTTTGCTGTTTCTCAATGGCTTTATCTTGGCAGAACGGGCAAGTTTAACGTTGGCTGAGGCGATGGAATTTGCTGCTCCTTCGACGCTTGTGGGAGCAGCTCTATTTTTCAGTTGTTTGGGTGGCAGTGTTGCGACAGTCGTTTCGGAACGGGAACAGCACACATTAAAACGTTTATTTATTTCGCCCCTCAGCGGTACAGCCTATTTTCTCGGAATTTTCTTAGCTCATTGTGTCATCGGCATTGGTCAATCTCTACTGGTGTTGGCGATCGCCATTTTTATGGGGTCAGAGTTTGAAGGTTCACCAGTGCTGGGTATGGCCATTATCTTGCTTAGCATAATTGCGTATGTGGGAGTCGGGTTTATTTTAGGGACACAACTCGCGAAGCGAACGGAGGATGTGAATGCTCTGGTCGCAACCTTTGGCGTGCCGTTACTTATTCTTGGGGGGGCGTTTTTGCCTACATCTTTATTTCCAGACCGACTATTAGAAATTGCGCAATATAATCCGATTTTTCATATGAATGAATCCCTTGTCGGACTTTGGGCTGAAGGGGAAGATTTGGGGGCGATCGCCAATCATTTGTGGTTTTTGGGGATTTTTGCGATCGCCATGATTATCGGTGGTTGGCTATCCTATCGACGTATGCTCCAGACAGAACGCCAATTGTAA
- the hemC gene encoding hydroxymethylbilane synthase: MTAVTTPKRTVKIGSRKSQLALVQTYWVRDELQKAYPDIKFEVQTMETQGDKVLDVALSKIGDKGLFTQELEDGMLKRETDFAVHSLKDLPTNLPEGLMLGCVTERVDPADALVVHEKHKDKKLATLPEGAIIGTSSLRRLAQLRHHYPHLEFKDIRGNVNTRLAKLDSGDYDAIILAAAGLQRLDFGDRIHQIIPSDISLHAVGQGALGIECRDGDTEILELLRPVLEHIESRDRCYAERAFLRELEGGCQVPIGVNTTIDGDNILLVGMVASLDGKTLLRDEVSGSRADAEKLGVQLAEKVVAQGADKILAEINEVNRS; the protein is encoded by the coding sequence ATGACCGCTGTGACCACCCCTAAACGTACTGTAAAAATTGGTTCCCGTAAGAGTCAACTGGCGTTGGTTCAGACCTATTGGGTACGTGACGAATTGCAAAAAGCTTACCCTGACATCAAGTTTGAAGTACAGACCATGGAAACCCAGGGCGACAAAGTACTTGATGTTGCTCTCTCGAAAATTGGTGATAAGGGACTGTTTACCCAAGAACTTGAAGATGGAATGCTCAAGCGGGAAACTGATTTTGCGGTACATTCCCTCAAAGATTTGCCAACAAATCTTCCCGAAGGTTTGATGCTGGGTTGTGTCACAGAGCGCGTTGATCCCGCTGATGCCCTTGTAGTTCATGAAAAGCATAAGGACAAGAAGTTAGCGACCTTACCCGAAGGCGCAATTATTGGTACGTCTTCTCTCCGTCGCCTCGCACAACTCCGGCACCATTATCCTCATCTCGAATTTAAGGATATCCGTGGTAATGTCAACACTCGTCTTGCGAAGCTTGATAGCGGTGACTATGACGCGATTATTTTGGCCGCAGCGGGCCTACAACGTCTTGATTTTGGCGATCGCATCCACCAGATTATTCCCAGCGATATTTCCCTCCACGCTGTAGGTCAAGGGGCACTCGGTATTGAATGTCGTGATGGCGATACTGAAATCCTTGAATTGTTACGTCCTGTTCTCGAACATATTGAAAGCCGTGATCGTTGCTATGCAGAGCGAGCATTTTTGCGTGAACTTGAAGGTGGTTGTCAGGTACCGATTGGCGTAAATACAACAATTGATGGCGATAATATACTTCTCGTTGGTATGGTTGCAAGTCTTGATGGCAAGACCCTACTTCGCGATGAAGTTAGTGGTAGTCGCGCTGATGCTGAAAAGTTAGGTGTTCAGCTTGCTGAGAAAGTTGTTGCTCAGGGCGCGGATAAAATTCTCGCTGAAATTAATGAAGTTAACCGCTCTTAA
- a CDS encoding GAF domain-containing protein: MSLMRKSKPKILVVDDEPDNLDLLYRTFRRLYRVVRSDSAPEALNILAEDPEIAVIISDQRMPQMSGTEFLKIAATSYPNTMRIMLTGYTDVEDLVDAINEGRVYKYVTKPWDAEELKSIVEQALETHNLLKIRTRELSRSLRRESLLNSVLNTIRNRRFDNPESSPLQDVLQSIVNTLGEAMEVDVALLKPLDAEVSVSSPYFLYQRSPARFQEKSIAWGETLWEVTEPTILNDIKTQDELFQSTPIRQAAFELSDIESTLIVPLMFQDETSALLALHHCDIPHRWEEDEVQLVKMVADQAVLAISQARAYEKVQDLAQRETLINTITTAIRSSLEPEEIFRAITKQLGQALDVDGCALSLWTEDDDVVTCVGLYDAHANDDDDPLEMPQSSVPIAQNPVLQDVLDSLQPVVYNDMKKEENLEKYDLPLRIPARALLLVPMVTDGQLIGTISLRQTDGPRIWLNSDIELAQSVAAQAAIAVQQSRLYEKTRLQAEQLREREQKVKQLNKYLTESVLKRFLPETMVNKAAAGELTLDLRPEPRLVTILFSDIVGFTPLSSKLGPQLIAELLNEYLEAMTQAVFDNRGTVDKFIGDAVLALFGSPEELAPQEQAERAIAVAKAMGENLHQLNREWQTRGILGTDDRPPLMQVRCGIHQGNAVVGMFGGGQRSDYTAIGPAVNMAARLQETATPMHVYISETVAKHLDDSHNLTLNDDLHLKGIDESIRAYSFPLHNGT, encoded by the coding sequence ATGAGCTTGATGCGCAAGTCAAAACCAAAAATCCTAGTTGTTGACGACGAGCCGGATAATCTCGACCTACTTTATCGCACGTTTCGTCGGCTTTATCGTGTTGTGCGGAGTGATAGTGCACCAGAAGCGCTCAATATTTTGGCGGAAGATCCTGAAATTGCCGTAATCATTTCAGATCAGCGAATGCCACAAATGAGCGGAACAGAGTTTTTGAAAATTGCAGCAACATCCTATCCCAACACCATGCGGATCATGCTGACGGGCTATACGGATGTTGAAGATTTAGTTGATGCGATCAATGAAGGTCGGGTTTATAAGTATGTAACGAAGCCTTGGGATGCAGAGGAACTAAAAAGCATCGTTGAGCAGGCTTTAGAGACTCATAATCTCCTAAAAATTCGAACGAGAGAACTAAGTCGTAGTCTGCGACGAGAATCCCTTTTAAACTCGGTTCTTAATACAATTCGGAACCGTCGTTTTGATAATCCAGAGTCTTCTCCTTTACAGGATGTACTGCAAAGTATCGTCAATACATTGGGTGAAGCAATGGAAGTCGATGTGGCTCTATTAAAGCCGCTGGATGCAGAGGTGAGTGTCTCATCGCCTTATTTTCTATATCAGCGATCGCCAGCGAGATTTCAGGAAAAATCCATTGCTTGGGGAGAAACACTTTGGGAAGTTACAGAGCCAACTATTCTCAATGACATTAAGACTCAAGACGAACTATTCCAGTCAACTCCAATCCGTCAAGCTGCATTTGAGCTATCAGATATCGAATCAACGTTGATTGTGCCGCTTATGTTTCAAGATGAAACATCCGCCTTGTTAGCGCTACACCACTGTGACATTCCCCATCGTTGGGAAGAAGATGAGGTTCAGCTCGTTAAAATGGTGGCGGATCAAGCTGTACTGGCTATATCCCAAGCCCGAGCCTACGAAAAAGTCCAGGATCTTGCTCAGCGCGAAACCCTGATTAACACAATTACTACAGCAATTCGCTCTAGCCTCGAACCAGAAGAGATTTTCCGTGCCATTACAAAGCAACTAGGTCAAGCATTAGATGTCGATGGTTGTGCGCTTTCTCTCTGGACTGAGGATGATGATGTCGTCACTTGTGTTGGTCTTTATGATGCCCATGCAAATGACGATGATGATCCACTCGAAATGCCTCAATCATCTGTACCGATTGCTCAAAATCCGGTCTTGCAAGATGTTTTGGACAGTTTACAGCCAGTCGTTTATAACGACATGAAGAAGGAAGAGAATCTTGAGAAATATGATTTGCCTCTACGAATTCCGGCACGGGCTTTATTACTTGTACCAATGGTTACGGATGGCCAATTAATCGGCACCATTAGTCTTCGCCAAACGGATGGGCCTCGCATTTGGCTCAATTCAGATATTGAACTGGCTCAATCTGTTGCGGCTCAGGCGGCGATCGCCGTGCAACAATCCCGCCTCTACGAAAAAACCCGTTTGCAAGCAGAGCAATTACGAGAGCGAGAGCAAAAGGTTAAACAACTCAACAAATATCTCACCGAATCCGTTCTCAAGCGTTTTTTACCAGAAACGATGGTCAATAAAGCTGCCGCTGGTGAGCTGACCCTAGACCTTCGTCCAGAGCCTCGCTTAGTAACGATCCTATTTAGCGACATTGTGGGTTTTACGCCCTTATCTAGTAAGTTAGGACCTCAGCTGATTGCTGAGCTTCTCAATGAATATCTGGAAGCAATGACCCAAGCTGTTTTTGATAACCGCGGCACTGTCGATAAATTTATTGGGGATGCTGTTCTCGCCTTATTTGGTTCACCGGAAGAATTGGCACCACAGGAGCAAGCAGAACGGGCGATCGCCGTCGCCAAAGCGATGGGCGAAAACCTACACCAACTCAACCGCGAATGGCAAACAAGGGGGATTTTAGGAACAGATGACCGTCCACCTCTCATGCAAGTTCGTTGTGGCATTCACCAAGGCAACGCTGTTGTTGGAATGTTTGGGGGAGGACAACGCTCTGACTACACAGCGATTGGTCCAGCAGTGAATATGGCCGCTCGTTTACAGGAAACGGCAACACCGATGCATGTTTATATTTCAGAAACGGTCGCAAAGCACCTCGACGATAGCCACAACCTCACTCTTAATGACGATCTCCACCTGAAGGGTATCGATGAGAGTATTCGGGCTTATTCTTTCCCACTGCACAACGGAACATAG
- a CDS encoding IS630 family transposase, translating into MTGEEESSILPKAYSLDLRQKIVDAYERGGVSQSSLARQFGVAKSFVQKLLDQKRLTGSIAPKKRSQQTPPKLNEEHQTILRQLLTKKNDATLAELCDEMEKRTGLRVANSTMHRTLRRMGYSLKKTFYPDLKATKRVQQARYDFWQKMQATLAKNLIFIDESGVNLAMTRLRARSEKGKRAYSPKSSKRGKNVSLIGALGFKGMVANYHLLGSTDGLTFEAFISQKLIPNLWAGACVVMDNCSIHLGESVRTMIEAVGAKLIYLPPYSPDFSPIENCWSKLKSTLKSIGARTYLALDKAIEVAFSKITLDDIRCWFTHCCYCTSLD; encoded by the coding sequence TTGACTGGTGAGGAAGAAAGTAGCATCTTGCCGAAAGCCTACTCATTAGACTTAAGACAGAAAATAGTGGATGCCTACGAAAGGGGTGGTGTGAGTCAAAGTAGTCTTGCCCGACAATTTGGAGTGGCGAAAAGTTTTGTACAAAAGCTCCTCGACCAAAAACGACTGACAGGGTCGATTGCTCCGAAAAAACGAAGCCAACAAACACCTCCCAAATTAAACGAAGAGCATCAAACAATATTGCGCCAGTTGCTCACCAAGAAAAACGATGCGACGCTAGCGGAACTATGTGATGAGATGGAGAAACGCACTGGTCTCCGTGTGGCCAATAGCACCATGCATCGCACCTTAAGAAGAATGGGATATAGCCTCAAAAAAACATTCTATCCAGACCTTAAGGCGACAAAACGAGTGCAACAAGCCAGATATGATTTTTGGCAGAAAATGCAAGCGACTCTAGCGAAAAACTTGATTTTTATCGATGAATCGGGCGTGAACTTAGCCATGACAAGACTGAGGGCACGTTCTGAGAAAGGGAAACGAGCTTATAGTCCGAAATCCAGTAAACGAGGCAAGAATGTTTCTTTGATTGGAGCATTAGGCTTCAAGGGAATGGTCGCTAATTATCATCTGCTGGGGAGTACGGATGGATTAACCTTTGAAGCATTCATCAGCCAGAAGTTAATACCAAACTTATGGGCGGGAGCATGTGTGGTGATGGATAACTGTTCGATTCATTTAGGAGAGTCAGTACGCACAATGATTGAGGCCGTGGGAGCTAAGTTGATTTACCTTCCTCCCTATTCTCCAGATTTTTCACCCATTGAAAATTGCTGGTCAAAGTTGAAAAGTACCTTGAAAAGTATCGGGGCAAGAACTTATCTAGCTCTAGACAAGGCAATTGAGGTAGCTTTTTCCAAGATTACCCTTGATGATATTCGATGCTGGTTTACACATTGCTGCTATTGCACCTCACTCGACTAG